Genomic segment of Pseudothermotoga hypogea DSM 11164 = NBRC 106472:
TTGAAGAGCGATGAGCCAAAGGCCATAGTTGAACAGTTGAGGAACCTGCTCGAGCCGAAAGATGCGGTTCTGTTCAAAGCCTCGCGCGCAGTTGGCATGGAGAAGGTGCTCGAACTGTTTCTGGGGGGAAAGAAGGCATGAGATATTTTGCCATCACATTCCTTCCCTGTGTCGTGCTTTATCCATTCCTCATAGAATTGTTCAAAAGACTCCGCGTAGGCCAGTTCATAAGGGAAGAAGGTCCGGATCTTCATGGTTACAAGACTGGAACGCCAACGATGGGAGGCGTACTGTTCTCGATTTTCGGAGCACTTTCGTGTTTCGCTTTTGGATACACGATCGACGGCTTGACGATCTTTCTGTTTTCGTCGATCGGTTTTCTGGACGACCTTTTGAGTGTGATCAAAAAGACATCACTTGGTCTGAGAGCTTGGCAGAAGTTCTCCCTGCAGATCATTTTCGCGACGGTTCTGTTGATACTGATCAGACCTGATACAAAACTACAGATTCCGTTCTTACAGAAGGATTTGGATCTTGGCAGGCTCTATTGGATCTTCGCTGTTCTCTTGATAGCCGGGCTGAGCAACGCTACAAACCTTACGGATGGGCTCGACGGGCTCGCAGCGAGCGTGTTTTTGACGAGCGCAATACCTTATTGGTTCCTGCTCGGAAAGAGTGCAGATTCACTGATTC
This window contains:
- the mraY gene encoding phospho-N-acetylmuramoyl-pentapeptide-transferase, translating into MRYFAITFLPCVVLYPFLIELFKRLRVGQFIREEGPDLHGYKTGTPTMGGVLFSIFGALSCFAFGYTIDGLTIFLFSSIGFLDDLLSVIKKTSLGLRAWQKFSLQIIFATVLLILIRPDTKLQIPFLQKDLDLGRLYWIFAVLLIAGLSNATNLTDGLDGLAASVFLTSAIPYWFLLGKSADSLILFSLSVTAFLFYNIKPAKMFMGDTGSLALGALIAVVSIRTSTEIIALLCSSIFVVETLSVMIQVSSYKLFKKRVFKMSPIHHHFELLGWSEERIVQIFALTNLTVSIFVLLGERAL